CAATACCTTGGCCACCGCACGCCACTTACTTGGTAACCGCACATTTCTCTTTCTGTTGATTGCAGCTCTTTTTATGCATATTGCAATCTTTCTGGTGACCCCTATTTTTCCTATCTTCTTGGAAAAAGCACGCCATTTGCATGCAAGTCAAATTGGTTTTATTCTTGCTATCGCTAGCTTAATGTACCAAATCGGAAGTCTTGTTGGTGGATTTTTATCTGATCGTGTGTCACGCAAGCTTGTCATGGTAAGTGGAGCAGCCATTCAAGCAGGTGCTATGTTTGGTTTTAGTGTAAGCCAAACCTTTCTGCTTTTTATGGTATTTTCGGCCGTTAATGGCAGTGGTATGGGGTTAGTAGCCCCTGCCATAAAAGCAAAGATAGCTGATGTAGTAGGACAAGAAGATCGAACAACTGCATTTTCCTGGCGTGGAATCGCGGCCAACATTGGTATTATTATTGGGGGTCTTACGATTACGTTACTTGCATTAAGTACGAATCGAATTGTCTTCATTTATGCAGCAGGTGTTTATATTCTGTTGACCTTTTTTCTTCTATTTGCTTTACCTAAAGCCCGTCAGGAGAAAACGAAAAAGGATTCCTTATCATGGAGTCAGTATAAAGGTTTATTGGGTCATCGTAGCTTTTTGTTTTTCTGTCTGGTATCTTTGCTGGTTTGGGGGTTATATGCTCAATTTCCGCTTGTTGTTCCATTACGCGGACAACATATTATGGGGACAGGTGCCAAGGTAGGCTTGATATGGACGATTAATTCAACCTTTGTGGTTCTATTTCAAGGTGTTATTGCCCGTTATATCTTAGAAAAAATTAGTCCTTATTGGGCAATGGTCAGTGGTACCTTGTTCCTTGGTGCTGGCCTATTCGCGATGGGCTTTACTCATCAGTTTTGGACGTTTAGTGCAGCAGCCGTTGTGTTTATTATTGGTGAAATGCTGGCTGTACCTGTATTCGACAGTTTAGTTGGTCATTTTGCTAAGCCTCCTTTATTGGGAGCTTATTATGGGATCGGCAATGTAGTCACAGGGATTAGCGGTGCTTTAGGTAATGCGCTTGGTGGCTATATGATTGAGTCGCTTGGCGGCGTAGGCAGTATGCGACCATGGTATATGTACGGCATCATTACATTAATTTCCGTTGCCATTCTGACCGCTTTTGCTATCTATGCTAACGCCCGTCATAAAAATAAAGAATCTTCCTCTTCTCTACACCCTAAAAAGGAGCGTGCGCGATGAATTCTTCTACAGATGATCATAAGCAGCAAGGAGCCAATCTTCTTGATAAAGCACCGTTTTGCTCTCTATTGTTTCATATGGAAAATGAAGCTCATGAGTCAATACTTGAGGAATACAAAAGATATAAGCCTGAGTACAAGTTTTTGTTTTGGGAATAATAAGACCTTGAAAGGAATGATAAGAAGATGAATATGGATAAAAAACGCTTTTCCAATAACTCCAATGAACGCAGTGAAACAAATACACAGCCAAAGAAAACTCAAGACGATCGTCCGGGCTTTGGTGACAAAAAATTAGAAGGACCAGATCGTCCTTCCACATAATTCTGAGTGGCTTTCACTTGCTAAGTAGTAAGGCAGGTGGAAGCCTTTTTATATGAGGAAAGATACTTTCCTTGATGGAATGAGCCCCTAATTTTCTATGGAGGCTTTCCTGCTTCGTACGTAGTTGAATTGTTAGCATGTCAGCCAAAAAAGCACCCCTCTTTGTCCTGTAATACTCCTACAGAATAAAAAGGGATGCTCATAAAGCTTGTAGTTGATTCATAGATTATACTGCGCTGTGCATTCAATACTTTCTGTGACGAAATACATCTTCAGCCTACTTCTGAACTGCTTGGATCTGGTAAGGAACGTGCATGGCCCGAAGCAGTTCAAAAAATTGTTTTTCCTCCTCAAGAGGTATCACTACTAACAAATATTGATTAAAATATGAGACAATGCGATCTAATTCCTGTTCTTTTAGAGCAAACCGCGATAGCTCACCAACATCTTTTAGTTCATAAAAATATTGAAAGCGTTCAGGCGTCATCTTTGCCGTAAAAGTGCGGCTTACAACCGTTTCACCCCGATAATTATTCTGTACATTTTCCGTAGAAGCTCCCAGCAGTGTAAGAATCCTCGCTGCATTTCCCCCTACTTTTTCCACCAGCATATTGTCGTTATACTCCACCTCTAAATCAGTAAGACGATTTTGGACAGAATGAAGCATAGCCATCAATACCTTACGTACCACTAAATTCGTTGGAGCAAATTTATGGTCATAAAAATTATATTCCAGTACGGCATCTGTAGCCGTTTCATGGCGATAAAATTTGATGGCATTCATTGAAAATCACGCTTCCTTTCACATACGCTTATCGGCGACGAGTAGCCTCAAGCGTAGCCCAATCCAACTTTTTAACCAGAGCAAACAATAGCTTTTTCGCATTTTGATAATCATCTTCATGCATGATGGATGCATGGCTATGAATGTAACGAGACGGAATACCAATAACTACTGAAGGAACACCTTTACCATGCATATGGACAGCCCCTGCATCAGTCCCACCTTGACTAATAAAGTATTGGTATTTGATCCCTAGTTCTTCGCATGTATCAATTAACAAATCACGTAAGCCTGGCTGCATAATCATTGTACGATCCAAAATACGTAATAGTAAGCCATCCCCCAATTTACCCATGCCATCTGTCACACCAGGAATGTCGCCAGCCGGGCTAGCATCTAATGCAATAAACATGTCAGGGTCAATCATGTGAGCCGCTGTCTTTGCACCACGTAAACCGACTTCTTCCTGTACGGTAGCACCTGCATAGATAACGTTAGGATGCTGTGGATTTTCGTGTAATTCTTTTAGTAACTCTAATGAAAGGGCGCATCCATAACGGTTATCCCAAGCTTTTGCCATGAATTTTTTCGGGTCAGCCATTTGGGTAAAGGGGCAAATCGGCACGATTGGATGTCCTGGTTTAACCCCTGCCTTAAGAACTTCCTCTTTCGTATCACAACCGATATCAATATACATTTTCTTCATATCCATTGGGCGATTGCGCATATCTTCACTTAATACATGTGGTGGAATGGAACTAATTACCCCGATAATCGGGCCATTTTCTGTAATAATTTGAACTCGTTGGGCCAATAATACCTGACTCCACCAACCACCTAATGGCTGAAAGGAAATAAAACCTTTATCGGATATTTGGGTTACCATAAACCCTACTTCGTCCATATGGCCTGCAACCATAATACGAGGTCCTTGTTCATCCCCGCGCTTCACTCCAAAAATACTTCCCATATTATCATAGGTGACTTCTTCTGTATAAGAGGAGATATATTCTTTCATAATGGAGCGGACAGGTCCTTCAAATCCCGGAGCACCAGGCGCTTCTGTTAATTTTCTCCATAAATCCAACTGAAATTGATCGGCCATTACCTTGATCCTCCCAAACTGAGTCTTTTTTGTTGTATTCTATGTAAAGACAACTGTATACTTTTCCATTATCGACTACCTGTTAGACTTATGCAACCATGTAAGTAAGGGAAGCCTGAGGAGTACCACTGTAGAAAATACTGGTAGAAACCATGTAGAATGGCTTTTTTGAATGTATTGGCATACTTGATTTGACTTACATCTAGTTTGCCCAGTCAATATCTCCTTATCACATCTTGTGTAATGATGGAGAAAAATGTGCTTATTACTCTATACAGTAAATAAAAGGATGAACATTTCATGAAGAAAGAAAGATTTGATTGCATTGTTATCGGTGGCGGTCCCGCGGGGCTTATGGCCGCCTATTCAGCTGCCAAGCACGGAGCCAGTGTCTGTCTGCTTGAAAAAGGTGAAAAACTAGGACGCAAACTGATCATTTCAGGTGGCGGACGCTGTAATGTCACGAATGCTAAGGAGTTAGAAGAACTGATTAAACAAATTCCGGGAAATGGTCGTTTTATGCACAGTGCCTTTGCCCAATTTAACAATCAGGATATTATCTTCTTTTTTGAAGGAATAGGGGTTTCCTTGAAAGAGGAAGATCGTGGTCGAATGTTTCCAACGACAGATAAGGCTATTACTGTAGCCAACGCTCTTGTTAATCAGTTAAAACAGGAGGGAGTTCACATCCGTCTGCATGCAGAGGTAGAGCGTGTCCTGTATGAACAAGATGCCTGCACAGGGGTTGAATTAAAGAACGGAGAGATTCTGAAGACAAAGGCCGTTATTATAGCAGCAGGCGGATGCTCTGTTCCTAAAACAGGCTCCACCGGTGATGGCTATAAGTGGGCAAAAGCAGCAGGCCATACCATTACTGATCTATATCCAACAGAGGTACCATTACGAGCAAGTGATGAGATCATTAAACAAAAAACGTTACAGGGTCTCTCTTTACGCGAGGTCGAACTAACCCTTACTGATCCAAAAGGAAAGAGGGTAACTACACAAGAAGGAGATATGATCTTTACTCATTTCGGTTTATCAGGTCCGGCTGTCCTACGTTTAGGGCATTATGTATCCGTTACTCAGCGTAAATTCGGCGCCGTTCCTCTCCAACTGACAATTGATTTATTTCCTGGGCGTTCAATCGACATCATTTCCCAGGAAACTTGGAAGCTTTGTGAGGAACAACCGAAAAAGGCGATCAAAAACGCTTTAAAGGGCTATGTGCCGGAAAGGCTTATCCCTGTTCTTTTGCAGAAAACAGAGCTAGAAGAAGAAACCACCTTCAGTCATCTTAACAAACAAAAATGGCAAAATTTCGGTCGTCTTCTGAAATCATTTCCGTTAACAATCGTTGGAACCCTGTCGCTGGAAGAAGCCTTCATTACAGGCGGTGGCATACATACTAAGGAAGTAGACCCGAAAACAATGCAGTCTAAAAAAGCTGCTGGTCTATTCTTCGCTGGAGAAGTTCTTGATGTCCATGCACATACAGGTGGATATAACATAACCATCGCCTTTTCTTCTGGTTATGTAGCAGGCCTACATGCGTCTCAATACTCCTTATCAAGCTAGTTATCGGGAGTCTACTCAACTTTTAGACAAATAGTAGAAGACGTACATTTTTTTAAAATACATGTTTAACGATCTATTTTATTGGGGAATATATTACTAATTGCTCTTCCTCCCAGAAGAGCGTCTCAGAACCCTACTCCCCCTAAAAGTAGTTGGTTACTGATTCTCACACCTCTACTCCCTTTATCTTTATCTTTAGAAGCGTCGATCGTTGACGCTTCTTTTTTTTTACACATCATCAACAAAAAAGCACGCCTTTAAAAAAGACGTGCCTTCCCTTATCATGACGAACCTATGTCTAGTGAAACCTATTCCTCTTGCTAGCTGACTAAAGTACGCAGTAGCAAAAAGCATCCCAGTATCACACATGATACACCCAACAGATAAAACGTATTCGCTCGTTGCTTCACGCGTTTTTCGTTACCTGCGAAATGAGCGCTCAAGCGTCGCTTCCACCGTTTGGTTGTAGGCTGGATGGCAACTACTACGCCTGCTACCAGCAAAACATACGGCATAGGATCATTCATCGACTAACGCTCTCCTCTTTTTTTCTTACGTAGCATCCAGCGCCCGCCTGCATCGTCATCATGATCACCCTCAATAATCAGGCGAGCTTCTTCTGCCAACTGGTAGGCTTCGGTAAAATACAACTGACGGAAAGCTTGTTCTGATTTTGTTAGCAATTCATTTACCTGACGATTTAAGCGTCGGTAGCGATTCGTGTATTGAATAGCCCCCTCCGCTGATTGGCAAGCTGCAATAGTATTTTCAGCCATGTAATGTGTATCCATTAGCTGTTCATGTGCCTCTTCCAGATAATAAGCAACCTCACGAATGTCATATCGAGTATTCTCCATTCGTAGCTGAATTTGCCCTAATAGACCGACAACAGTATCAAACTTTGTTTTCAAATCATCTGGTACACCCGGCAAGTAACTACGCTTAATGCGCTGTCGGATACATATTAATTCGCCTGAGATACGCTCCATTTCGTCCAAAATATCATCTTCTGTTTCAATAAATGGTCTTTCCTCAATTTTAACCAGCTTCTCAGATTCCTGTGACATTGGTTTAGGAATTTTCGGCATGACCAACTCATACTCATGCTGCTCTTCTCCGTCCGCTTGTCCCCGCTTCCTGCTATTTATAAGAGAACGGCTCTTTTGTAGATCACTTTGCGGAGCAGGGGCACTTTGCTTTGCAGCAGGCGCGTCCTCTGTCATTGTTTCACTTACCGCGGCTTCCCGGTATGCTACCGTCGTATCTGCCGCATCAGAAGGTTGAGTAGCAGGATGATCTGTCTCTTCCCTCGGTTCTTCATTGCTTCGTTCGACATTTTCCTGAATAGCTTCCCTTGTATTCTCGGCAGTGACTTCTTGATGGTCATCTGCAAGCTCTTTGAAGGTATCCTCATGTGTTAGAGTAGATGAGGACTCTACGGGCTGAGCCTGCTCGGTAAGCCCCTCCCCTTTTTCTCCAAGCACGGCTTGTTCCAGATTGCTGTAAATCGATTCCACCTTTAAGACGAATGCTTTTACATGTGTTTGCAGCATGTGGAAATTGCCCTCTTCTAATGCATTCCCAGCAGAGGTCACCAATTGTTTTACTTGTAGCAATTCCTCATCTAACGCCGTTTGGTTCAGATCATACTGACCACCTAATGCAGTCTCGATATCCTGTTCAAGCTGATGCAGCTCTTCTTTCATTTCGGTACGCACTTGATTGACATAGGTAGGTAGCTGTTCTAATAAGTCGCTCGTTTCTCTTAAAATAGAGTGAGCTTCAAAAGCTACTTCTGCCGCTTTGACATTATCTCCACTAGCAATAGCAGATTTAATTGTTGCCTTCATTTCGCCAACGCGATCTAAATCGGTTTTTAATTCATGGAAGGAAAGGCCATACTCCAATCTTACATCAGACAGTTTTCGTTCCACCTGTTCTAGCATCTTTTCAAGCTCTGGTATCGCTTGCTTATTCTCATTTTTAGCTTGTACAACCTGAGTCGTATCATTCTTAAGATCTTCTAGTTCATCCTCAATGTCATTGAGCATCGTTTCGCCTTCAAGAATCAGGTTATTGGCTACTTTAAAACGGAAACGATCACAAGCTTCATCCGCTTCTATAATCAACATTTCGATATCAGGAATACTGGTTCCAAGCAGTTTTTCCTTACGTGCTGCAAGGGCTACATAGCGTTCCTCAGTCACCCCTGACACGCGACGCTTATTTTTTTCCACTTCTATTTTTTCAATTTTTTCCAGCAATTCATCTTTCCAATCTTCTAGTTCATCAATATCACGCATAAGCGTACGACGACGCATCGTGAGTATCATCAAATAAATGAGTCCCACAAACAAAGCTCCTGC
The nucleotide sequence above comes from Brevibacillus laterosporus LMG 15441. Encoded proteins:
- a CDS encoding MFS transporter, with the translated sequence MATARHLLGNRTFLFLLIAALFMHIAIFLVTPIFPIFLEKARHLHASQIGFILAIASLMYQIGSLVGGFLSDRVSRKLVMVSGAAIQAGAMFGFSVSQTFLLFMVFSAVNGSGMGLVAPAIKAKIADVVGQEDRTTAFSWRGIAANIGIIIGGLTITLLALSTNRIVFIYAAGVYILLTFFLLFALPKARQEKTKKDSLSWSQYKGLLGHRSFLFFCLVSLLVWGLYAQFPLVVPLRGQHIMGTGAKVGLIWTINSTFVVLFQGVIARYILEKISPYWAMVSGTLFLGAGLFAMGFTHQFWTFSAAAVVFIIGEMLAVPVFDSLVGHFAKPPLLGAYYGIGNVVTGISGALGNALGGYMIESLGGVGSMRPWYMYGIITLISVAILTAFAIYANARHKNKESSSSLHPKKERAR
- a CDS encoding M42 family metallopeptidase; protein product: MADQFQLDLWRKLTEAPGAPGFEGPVRSIMKEYISSYTEEVTYDNMGSIFGVKRGDEQGPRIMVAGHMDEVGFMVTQISDKGFISFQPLGGWWSQVLLAQRVQIITENGPIIGVISSIPPHVLSEDMRNRPMDMKKMYIDIGCDTKEEVLKAGVKPGHPIVPICPFTQMADPKKFMAKAWDNRYGCALSLELLKELHENPQHPNVIYAGATVQEEVGLRGAKTAAHMIDPDMFIALDASPAGDIPGVTDGMGKLGDGLLLRILDRTMIMQPGLRDLLIDTCEELGIKYQYFISQGGTDAGAVHMHGKGVPSVVIGIPSRYIHSHASIMHEDDYQNAKKLLFALVKKLDWATLEATRRR
- a CDS encoding NAD(P)/FAD-dependent oxidoreductase, which gives rise to MKKERFDCIVIGGGPAGLMAAYSAAKHGASVCLLEKGEKLGRKLIISGGGRCNVTNAKELEELIKQIPGNGRFMHSAFAQFNNQDIIFFFEGIGVSLKEEDRGRMFPTTDKAITVANALVNQLKQEGVHIRLHAEVERVLYEQDACTGVELKNGEILKTKAVIIAAGGCSVPKTGSTGDGYKWAKAAGHTITDLYPTEVPLRASDEIIKQKTLQGLSLREVELTLTDPKGKRVTTQEGDMIFTHFGLSGPAVLRLGHYVSVTQRKFGAVPLQLTIDLFPGRSIDIISQETWKLCEEQPKKAIKNALKGYVPERLIPVLLQKTELEEETTFSHLNKQKWQNFGRLLKSFPLTIVGTLSLEEAFITGGGIHTKEVDPKTMQSKKAAGLFFAGEVLDVHAHTGGYNITIAFSSGYVAGLHASQYSLSS
- a CDS encoding septation ring formation regulator EzrA, giving the protein MKKRLLLLCLAGTLCFHNVAMASPFPKKTSDIVQDQAKIFKKDERKNLEESLKQTPGNYKVVVVESTEPEAKSPDEYAQKLYAEYKLEEDSLLMVLDKQKKDLGVYAGPKLVQQGAKSELLKGKLTAYFDPWKNTDKFDQGISQFAKEVQSELSKLPKPAETATATDVDPNIESQENTLLNWLPWWVFVLAGALFVGLIYLMILTMRRRTLMRDIDELEDWKDELLEKIEKIEVEKNKRRVSGVTEERYVALAARKEKLLGTSIPDIEMLIIEADEACDRFRFKVANNLILEGETMLNDIEDELEDLKNDTTQVVQAKNENKQAIPELEKMLEQVERKLSDVRLEYGLSFHELKTDLDRVGEMKATIKSAIASGDNVKAAEVAFEAHSILRETSDLLEQLPTYVNQVRTEMKEELHQLEQDIETALGGQYDLNQTALDEELLQVKQLVTSAGNALEEGNFHMLQTHVKAFVLKVESIYSNLEQAVLGEKGEGLTEQAQPVESSSTLTHEDTFKELADDHQEVTAENTREAIQENVERSNEEPREETDHPATQPSDAADTTVAYREAAVSETMTEDAPAAKQSAPAPQSDLQKSRSLINSRKRGQADGEEQHEYELVMPKIPKPMSQESEKLVKIEERPFIETEDDILDEMERISGELICIRQRIKRSYLPGVPDDLKTKFDTVVGLLGQIQLRMENTRYDIREVAYYLEEAHEQLMDTHYMAENTIAACQSAEGAIQYTNRYRRLNRQVNELLTKSEQAFRQLYFTEAYQLAEEARLIIEGDHDDDAGGRWMLRKKKRGER